The following are encoded in a window of Spea bombifrons isolate aSpeBom1 chromosome 2, aSpeBom1.2.pri, whole genome shotgun sequence genomic DNA:
- the PEF1 gene encoding peflin translates to MASYQYGQGYPGSAGQVPGAAQGGYYAGQYGGGDQPGYGAPAPGAPYGAASQGGPYRHPGQGGAAPVAPGGSYGGQAPGGAYVIPGSSPYGGAPPGNIPPGVDPEAFSWFQTVDADRSGFITLKELKQALVNSNWSSFNDETCTMMINMFDKTGSGRIDLFGFSALWRFIQQWRNMFQQYDRDQSGCINHGEFHQAICQMGYNLSPQLVQIVLSRYTSRSTNHTLQLDRFIQICTQLQIMTEAFAEKDTGRTGSARLSYEDFLTMTAARLL, encoded by the exons ATGGCGAGCTATCAGTATGGTCAG GGATATCCTGGATCAGCAGGACAGGTTCCAGGTGCAGCACAAGGGGGCTACTATGCTGGGCAGTATGGTGGAGGAGACCAGCCAGGTTATGGAGCCCCCGCACCTGGTGCACCTTATGGAGCTGCATCACAAGGAGGACCCTACAGACATCCTGGCCAAGGTGGAGCTGCACCAGTTGCTCCTGGCGGTTCATATGGGGGACAAGCACCCGGGGGAGCCTATGTGATTCCTGGATCCAGCCCTTATGGGGGAGCTCCGCCAG GTAACATACCTCCAGGCGTTGACCCAGAAGCTTTCTCCTGGTTCCAGACGGTTGACGCAGACCGCAGCGGCTTTATAACCTTAAAAGAGCTGAAGCAAGCACTGGTGAACTCAAACTGGTCATCATTTAATGACGAGACCTGCACCATGATGATCA ACATGTTTGATAAGACTGGATCTGGTCGAATAGACCTGTTTGGTTTTTCGGCTTTGTGGCGGTTTATTCAGCAGTGGAGAAACATGTTTCAGCAATATGACAGAGACCAATCGGGCTGCATCAACCATGGAGAATTTCATCAAG CTATTTGCCAGATGGGCTACAACCTAAGCCCACAACTTGTACAGATTGTGTTGTCGCGATACACTTCAAGATCCACTAACCACACCCTGCAGCTTGACCGCTTCATCCAAATTTGCACCCAGTTGCAGATCATGACAGAGGCCTTTGCAGAGAAGGATACCGGGCGGACGGGCAGTGCCAGGCTAAGTTATGAAGACTTCCTTACCATGACCGCAGCGCGACTCCTTTAA